A genomic region of Camelus ferus isolate YT-003-E chromosome 35, BCGSAC_Cfer_1.0, whole genome shotgun sequence contains the following coding sequences:
- the TRDMT1 gene encoding tRNA (cytosine(38)-C(5))-methyltransferase isoform X4, protein MILMSPPCQPFTRIGLQGDVTDPRTNSFLYIIDILPRLQKLPKYILLENVKGFEVSSARDLLIQTIENCGFQYQEFLLSPTSLGIPNSRLRYFLIAKLQSEPLPFQGPGQILTEFPQLGSEDPQKHEIAAEKKIEEKKIESNICFDNSTHCSGKEAILFKLETAEEIGRKHQQDSDLSVQMLKEFLEDDVDMNSYFLPPKSLLRYALLLDIVKPTSRRSMCFTKGYGRYVEGTGSVLQTTEDVQIENVYKSLTSLSQEEKITKLLMLKLRFFTPKEIANLHGFPPEFGFPEKITVKQRYRLLGNSLNVHIVAKLIKILYE, encoded by the exons ATGATTTTAATGAGCCCTCCCTGTCAGCCATTTACAAG AATTGGCCTGCAAGGTGATGTGACTGATCCAAGGACGAACAGCTtcttatatattatagatattcTCCCAAG attacaaAAATTACCGAAGTATATTCTCTTAGAAAATGTGAAAGGTTTTGAAGTATCTTCTGCAAG agacCTGTTAATACAAACGATAGAAAATTGTGGCTTTCAGTACCAAGAATTTCTATTGTCTCCAACCTCT CTTGGCATTCCAAATTCAAGGCTACGGTATTTCCTTATTGCAAAGCTTCAGTCAGAGCCGCTCCCTTTTCAAGGCCCTGGTCAG ATACTGACGGAGTTTCCCCAACTTGGATCTGAAGATCCACAAAAACATGAGATAgctgcagaaaagaaaattgaagaaaagaaaatcgaATCAAATATTTGCTTTGATAACAGCACACACTGTTCTGGAAAAGAGGCCATTCTTTTTAAGCTTGAAACTGCAGAAGAAATTGGCAGGAAACATCAACAGGACAGTGATCTCTCTGTGCAAATGCTAAAAGAGTTTCTGGAAGATGACGTTGACATGAACTCATACTTTTTACCACCAAAGTCGTTACTGCGATATGCTCTTTTGCTAGACATTGTTAAGCCCACTTCTAGAAGGTCCATGTGCTTTACGAAAGG TTACGGACGCTACGTAGAAGGGACAGGATCTGTGTTACAGACTACAGAGGATGTGCAG ATTGAGAATGTCTACAAATCCCTTACCAGTTTGTCACAAGaagaaaagataacaaaattgTTAATGCTCAAACTTCGATTCTTCACTCCTAAAGAAATAGCAAATCTCCATGGATTTCCTCCAGAGTTCG GATTTCCTGAGAAGATTACAGTCAAACAGCGTTATCGTCTACTTGGAAATAGTCTCAACGTACATATAGTAGCTAAACTAATCAAAATCCTatatgagtaa
- the TRDMT1 gene encoding tRNA (cytosine(38)-C(5))-methyltransferase isoform X3 codes for MKCTSTIFLTHSSWPRQLRIGLQGDVTDPRTNSFLYIIDILPRLQKLPKYILLENVKGFEVSSARDLLIQTIENCGFQYQEFLLSPTSLGIPNSRLRYFLIAKLQSEPLPFQGPGQILTEFPQLGSEDPQKHEIAAEKKIEEKKIESNICFDNSTHCSGKEAILFKLETAEEIGRKHQQDSDLSVQMLKEFLEDDVDMNSYFLPPKSLLRYALLLDIVKPTSRRSMCFTKGYGRYVEGTGSVLQTTEDVQIENVYKSLTSLSQEEKITKLLMLKLRFFTPKEIANLHGFPPEFGFPEKITVKQRYRLLGNSLNVHIVAKLIKILYE; via the exons AATTGGCCTGCAAGGTGATGTGACTGATCCAAGGACGAACAGCTtcttatatattatagatattcTCCCAAG attacaaAAATTACCGAAGTATATTCTCTTAGAAAATGTGAAAGGTTTTGAAGTATCTTCTGCAAG agacCTGTTAATACAAACGATAGAAAATTGTGGCTTTCAGTACCAAGAATTTCTATTGTCTCCAACCTCT CTTGGCATTCCAAATTCAAGGCTACGGTATTTCCTTATTGCAAAGCTTCAGTCAGAGCCGCTCCCTTTTCAAGGCCCTGGTCAG ATACTGACGGAGTTTCCCCAACTTGGATCTGAAGATCCACAAAAACATGAGATAgctgcagaaaagaaaattgaagaaaagaaaatcgaATCAAATATTTGCTTTGATAACAGCACACACTGTTCTGGAAAAGAGGCCATTCTTTTTAAGCTTGAAACTGCAGAAGAAATTGGCAGGAAACATCAACAGGACAGTGATCTCTCTGTGCAAATGCTAAAAGAGTTTCTGGAAGATGACGTTGACATGAACTCATACTTTTTACCACCAAAGTCGTTACTGCGATATGCTCTTTTGCTAGACATTGTTAAGCCCACTTCTAGAAGGTCCATGTGCTTTACGAAAGG TTACGGACGCTACGTAGAAGGGACAGGATCTGTGTTACAGACTACAGAGGATGTGCAG ATTGAGAATGTCTACAAATCCCTTACCAGTTTGTCACAAGaagaaaagataacaaaattgTTAATGCTCAAACTTCGATTCTTCACTCCTAAAGAAATAGCAAATCTCCATGGATTTCCTCCAGAGTTCG GATTTCCTGAGAAGATTACAGTCAAACAGCGTTATCGTCTACTTGGAAATAGTCTCAACGTACATATAGTAGCTAAACTAATCAAAATCCTatatgagtaa